The following nucleotide sequence is from Natronosalvus caseinilyticus.
TCGAGAACTGGCCGAGTCGATGCTCGAGGCCGGGTTCGAGATCGTAATCGTCCAGGTGGCGGCGGCGGGCCTGGACGAGTCGTGGTTGGGTCGGACGCTCGATTACGACGCGCTGGCTGAACTCGAGGCGCTCAACGAGGAGTACGGCGTCCACCTGCTGGGCGAAGGCGGCGAGTTCGAGACGCTGGTCGTGGACGGGCCGCACATGGATCGGCGACTGGATCTCGAGTACGAGACCGAGTGGGAAGGGACCCGTGGACGGATTCGAGTGAGTGAGGCGAGGCTCGAGTAGTTCCATCCAGCAGTTAGTCTCACCTCGATCCTACCGCGAGCGAACGCGGTGAGCGAGCGGGCCGACGACTGACCCGTAGGGGAGGGAGGAGTGCTTTTGGTCCAGCTTTTGCCGAGGGACGCCGCGCTGTGTGGCGAAGCCACCAGCGCGGCAGACCGCAGTGCAAAAGGTGGGTTTTCAATCCGTCTCGCCCGCCGGCTCCTCGCCAGCGGCAGTCGCGGCCGACATCTCGAGCGTTGTCGGGCCCTGGGTGGGTTCCTCCGCGAGCGTGGGTCGCGGCTCGAGGTTGCCGTAGGCCTCGCCGAAAACGTTGAGGCCGGCCTTGAACACCGCGAGGAGGACCGGGCCGAGGAACAGGCCCATGATCCCGAGGAGGTAGAGTCCCCCAATGACGCCGACGAGGACGACCGCGGGGTGGACGCCCGACTGGCGATCGACGAAGATGGCGCGCAGGTAGTTGTCGACAACCGAGAGGACCGCGGCACCGTAGGCGAGCAGGAGGAGACCGGCGCCGGTCTCGCCGCTGGCGAGGAGGTAGCCGGCGGCCGGACCCCAGACGAGCCAGACGCCGATGGCCGGCAGGAAGGCGGCGACGATCATGACCAGCGTCCAGAAGGCGACGTTGGAGATGCCGGCGACCCAGAGACCGAGGCCGCCGAGGGCGCCCTGGACGAGCGCGACCAGGACGTGACTGCGGATGACCGCCCAGGTGACGACCCGAATTTCCTCGAACAGTTCGTCCTGAACGACGGGGTCGAGGGGGGCGATGGCGCCGACCCAGTGAACGAACCGATCGCCGTCGACCAGGAAGTAATAGAGCAGGAATACGAGGACGATCAGTCCGATGCTCATCTCCATTCCCGAGTTGAGCAGGCGAACGGATTCGTCCAGCAGGAGGTTGATGACGCGGGTGAGGACGTCGGTTTCGACGCCGGTGAGCGCCTGTTCCTCGAGGGCGGCGACCGTCTGCGGGTCGAGACCGAGATCTTCGGCCGTCGTTCGGACCCCCTCGAGCAGGTTGCGGCCGTCCAGGTCGCGGAGAAACGAGAACACGGTCTGAAAGAGAATCACCGAGAAAATCACCAGCGGCACGACGGCGGTGACGACGGCGACGACGGTCAACGCCAGGGCGACGAGTTTCGTCCCGTAGCGATTCCCGAGCCACGTCGGCTCGAGTCGAGTCTCGAGGCGCCGCTGGAGGGGATAGAGGACGAACGCGAGCAGACAGGCAGCCATCACGTACGGAAAGAGGGGGAGAACCATTAGCGCGGCTATGTAGCCGAGGATCAACAGCGAGAGTACGAAGAACCCGGCTCGAATATCCATAGCGAGTGCTAACGTGACAGTCCCATAAGTCTTCACCTTCGGCGGGGTGGTCGCGACGACCTATAGCGGAATCTAGAGCGGGATCGGGAGCCACTCGAGAGCCCCGAGCAGTTCCGTGGGGTCGAACAGCGGCTCTCGGAGGACCAACCAGTCGAGAAGCACCAGTCCGGCGCCGTGGGCGACGACCGAGGGCAGGATCGAGTTCGAGTGGTAGTCGACGGCGCCGAAGAGGACGTCCGTCGGCCCCGAGAGCAGGAACTCGATCGGCGGCTTCGCGGCGTGGTGGATCATGTAGACGACGGGGCTGATGAACACGGCCACGATGCCGATTTCCTTGACGCCGACGCAGAGCAGGCCCCGGTAGTAGGTCTCGGCGGCGAGTGCGAGCGTAAACAGCTGGATCGCGTGGGGGAGAAACTCGCCCATCGCGAGCGACGTCTCCCACATCGGGTAGTACGCGCGGATCGTGGGGAGCGTCGAGCCGACGAGGTAGATCGGGAGGACGAATAGCGCCAGCAACACCGCGTTTCGGATCGCGACGCGGTCGACGTGCCAGCCGATGTGACGCCCGTGGGTGTAGCCGAGCGCGAGCGGCCCGCCAATCAGGACGACCGAGTCGAAGATCGCCCGTCGGCCGATGGACTCGGGGACGCCGGTCATCCAGACGATCGTGAGAACTGCTCCCGCGATCAACGACTTCTGGACCCAGGATCGGTCACCGAGGTGTTCGCGCACCCACCGGCGAAGGCCCGATTCGTCCACCCGTTCCACGATTCGTTACTCGCTCGAGGCCGATTCGTCGGCGGTCGACGCGCTCGAGTCCGCCGTTGTGCCCGAGTCCGCTGCCGCGCCCGAGTTTGCCGTCGCGACGGGTCCGGTTCCAACGACGTCCTGGACGTGTGCCTCGAACTCCTGGCGGCGCTCGAAGTACGTCTCGTCGACGTCCTCGAGGACGGTCGAAATAGCTCGGGGACCGTCGGGCGTTCGGATCTCGCTGTCGCCCTCGAGTCGGTCGATTTCGCTCTTCTGGATGGGCCAGTGCAGGCGAGAGGTCACGCGCGCGAGGGGGGCTCCCTCGACGGGCGTGTGCTCACCGAGCTCGACGGCGGGCGTCGAATCGTCTTCCTCGTCACTCATAGGCGAGCGTTCGCGAGCCCGTCGATTCAAGCTTTCGTTTCCGCGGGATCAGGACCTCCCTTGCCTCGTCGGTCGTGGTGGCTCGAGTCACCATCGGGACTCGATCGATTTGGTGTGCCAGCGTCACTCCTCGAGGGGCGATCGCCAGCGCAGGAACGGTGCGTATCGGAGTTCCTGTTTATCCTATAGAAAGTATAGTAATAAGGCGGGCCGAGGTTGGTCTCGACGGTGGTTCCAAACGACGAGTACGCGTCGAGTCTCACATCGTTTCACCCCTACCCGATGGGCGTCGAATTGGGCACGATCCGGGTCGAAAACCATCTATGATATTTTACATGTGTCTGACGTATCGTTTTGTGGAATGAGCCCCATTGGGCGGATATGACAAGCCTGACGGACGTTTACGACGGGGCCGGAGCGGGAACGAGCCACCGACGGCTGTACGCCGGAACGGCACTCGTCGCCGTCGGGGCGCTCCTCTCCGTCGTCGCCGTCATCGTCGCGACGACCTCGACGTTCGCGAGCCTGTTCGCCGACCAGTACGAGCCGGTGCTGTGGGCAGGAATACTCGCCGGGACCGGCGTTCCGCTGGCGCTGCTGGGGGTCTTCACCGTCCTTCCGGCGAGTCGCCGCGTGCAGGCTGCCGCCGTAATTGGCACGAGCATCTGTCTGCTCGGCGTCGTCTTCTTCTCCTACGCCTACCCGGACCACTGGCGAAACTACGGCCAGAACCTCACGCTCCAGGTGTCCGTCGTCTACCTCTTCGGCCTGTTCACCGCGATGTGGTGTCTGTTCACCGGCGTCGTCAACTTCAAGACGCGAAACGACCCCGGTGGCATGCTCGAGATGAACGTCACCCGCCGAAACCAGACGAAGGTCGTCGAGGTCGAGTCCTCGAGAGGCGGCCTGGGCGGCATCGGCTTCCTCGGCGGGACGCCCGACGGCGAGGTCGAGACGCAGACTGCCGAGAAGAACGGACCATCCACCTCCGGGAACCCGGGCTCGGCGGCCAGCGACGGTGGCTCGACCACGCAGGACATTCGGTCGCCGCTCGATGACGGGCCCTCGGCGGACGCTACCGATTCGGACGGCGTCATCGTCGACGGGCCGACGGCTGCCGATCCGACCGACCGCTACTGCGGGAACTGCCAGCACTTCCAGTACGTCCGAACGTCGAACGGGATGACGCCCTACTGTGGGCGCTTCGAGGAGACGATGGACGACATGGATGCCTGCGAGGAGTGGACGCCGAATCGCCGGTAGAGTCGATTCGTCATGTTCGCCGCACCGTCGTTTCCTCGAGACTCGAGCGGCCGCGCCGAACGAAAGAGTAGAAGTGTTCGGTCCGTAAACCACATTCCATGTACGACCGCATCAAGGGCTTTCGCGACTTCTATCCCGGCGAGATGGCCGCTCGCCGCCAGGCGATCGATACCCTCGAGGAGACGGCCCGTCGATACGGATTTCGAGAAATCGGGACGCCGGCGCTCGAGCGCGCGGAAATGTGGACCGACAAGAGCGGGGACGACATCGTCGACGAACTCTACGCATTCGAGGACCAGGGCGGCCGCCACGTCACCCTCACCCCGGAACTGACGCCGACGGTCGCCAGGATGGTCGTCGCCAAGCAACAGGAACTCTCGAAGCCAATTAAATGGTTCTCGACGCGCCCGTTCTGGCGCTACGAGCAGGTCCAGCAGGGCCGCCAGCGCGAGTTCTACCAGACCAACGTCGACATCTTCGGCTCCTCGGAGCCCGAGGCCGACGCCGAGATCCTGGCGTGGGCTGCCGACGCGCTCACCGGTCTCGGGCTCACGGGCGAGCACTTCGAGTTCCGCATCTCCCACCGCGACATCCTCGGCGGCATCTTCGAGACCTACGGCGACGACGTCGACGTCGAGGCGGCCATCAGGGCCGTCGACAAGTCGGACAAAATCGACCGCGCCGAGTACCACGGGTTGCTCGCCGACGCCGGACTCTCACGAGGTGAGGCCGAGGACGTCGCCGACCTGATCGCCGGGGGCGACCTCGAGGCAGTCGACGCGTTCGCCGACACCGAGCGCGTCACGGCAGCCGTCGAGAACCTGCAGGACGTCCTCGCGGCGGCCGAGGACTTCGGCGCCCGCGAGTACTGCACCATCTCGCTCGAGACGGCTCGCGGCCTGGACTACTACACGGGCGTCGTCTTCGAGTGCTTCGACTCTGCGGGCGACGTCTCGCGGTCGATCTTCGGCGGCGGGCGCTACGACGACCTGATCGAGTCCTTCGGCGGCCAGCCGACGCCCGCGGTCGGCGTCGCTCCCGGCCACGCGACCCTGCCGCTACTCATGCAACGCGCCGGCGTCTGGCCCGCCGAGGAGGTGACGACCGACTACTACGTTCTCTCGGTGGGCGACACCCGCTCGGTGGCCTCGCGGATCGCTCGCGACCTCAGAAACCGGGGCCACGTCGTCGAGAGCGACGTCGCCGGGCGCTCCTTCGGCGCCCAGCTGGGGTACGCCGACTCGATCAACGCCGAGACGACGGTCATCGTCGGCGAGCGCGACCTCGAGAACGACGAAATCACGGTCAAGGAGATGGCCTCGGGCGACGAGGTCCAGGTTCCAGTTACCGCGTTCCCCGGCGACCTCGAGCGGCCGACCATCGACGATTTCGACGCCTGAGACGCTTCCTCGAGTACGTTCGTCTTTGCGGCGCTTTCTTGCTCGAGCGCCACGAAGAACGAGTCGTGACCGACGAGGAACGACGACGCTGGAACGACCGCTACGAGGGCTCGACACACCGCTCGCCCGAGGATCCGTCGGCCGTCCTCGAGGCCCTCGCGGACGACCTCCTCGCGGGTCGGGCGCTCGACGTCGCCACCGGCGGCGGCCGAAACGCCCGGTTCCTCGCCGAGAGAGGGTGGACGGTCGACGCCATCGACATCTCGAGTACCGTGCTATCGAGGGCTCGAGAGCGAGAGCAGGATCGAGAACGAACGCTCGAGCGGACGTTGGCGATCAACTGGATTCTGGCCGACGTGGATAGCTACGGGTTTCGCCCGAACGCCTACGACCTGGTCACGATCAGTTTCTTCGACGCCCGCGACCGCCTGCCCGCGATCATCGACGCCCTCGCCCCTGGTGGGGTGCTCGTCTACGAACACTACCTGGACGACGCGAGCAGCGGCGGTCCCGGAAACCGCTACCGCTTCGAGCCGAACGAACTCCTCGAGGCCTGCTCGAGGCTCGAGATCCGGTACTACGCCGAACGGGAGGTCGACGGCGAGCGACTGGTAACCCTGGTCGGCCACCGATCCGGCGATCCCACGAGGGGAACGTCCGAGCATGGGGAGTGGTTCCCGACGTATCGCGTCCCCTGATTCGTCTCCCCTGACTCGAGCGACCAGAACTATTTTTTGGCCGTCCAACGCACGAGGAGTATGCGACTCGCCGTCATCTCCGATACGCACATACCCGAGCGAGCAGACGCCATCCCGGACGGCTTCCGGGAGCGCATCGCCGACGCGGACCACACCATTCACGCCGGCGACTTCGAGACCCACGAGACGCTCGCGGAGATTCGCGACCTCACCGCTGACCTGACTGCCGTCCACGGCAACGCCGATCCGGCGGACCTCGAGTTGCCAGCGGTGGCGGACGTGACCCTCGAGGGCGTCACCTTCGTCGTCACCCACGGCACGCTGAACCCGGTTGAAGCGGCCGTCTACGGCCACGACGGAATGGTCATGGCCGACGAGGACTGGGCGAACGCCATCGCGGACACCGCTCGAGCGCGGACCCGCGCGTGGGACGGGGAGGGGGTCGTCGGCATCGGTGGTCACTCCCACAGGGTCGAAGACCGCGTCCACGAGGGGATTCGACTGCTCAACCCGGGTTCGGTGACGGGGGCCGACCCCGCCGAGAAGGCGACGATGATGACCGTCGACGTCGAGGACGGCGACCTCGAGGTGACGCTCCACGAGGCCTGATTCGATCACCGGGCGCCCTGGACCATCGCCCACCCGATCGCACCGGCGACGGCAAGAACGATTAGCGCGCTGACGACGTAGACGAGCGCCGTGAATACGGGCCCCAGCAGAGCGACGAGAATCACGATCAGGAGGACGATGATGACGTTGAGACGAAAGATGACGGGATCGTCAGACATTATTTCCACTCGATTTTGAAACACTAAATATATTTTGATGGAGGCGGACGACTCGAACAGGATAGGCAATTCGAACAGGATAGGCGACTCGAGGCCCACTCAGGCCAGCCCGATCTGTTCGGTGTAGGCGCCGTAGTGGTCCTCGAACACCTGCATGATCTCGCCCATCGTCGCGTACGCCTTGACGGCGTCGACGATGGCGGGCATGGTGTTCTCGTCGCTCCCGATGGTCGCCTTCAGGTCCTCGAGAGCAGCCTCGACGGTCGCGTCGTCGCGCTCGGCTTTCGTCCGCTCGAGTCGCTCGAGCTGGGTTTCCTGAGCGGCCTCGTCGACGTGGAGGATCTCGGGGCTGGTGTCCTCATCGATGGTGAACTTGTTGACGCCGACGACGACCTCCTCTTCGCGCTCGACGCGCTCCTGGTACTCGTAGGAGGCCTCCTGAATCTCCCGGAGGAAGTAGCCGTCGTCGATGCCCTGGAGGATGCCGTCTCGCACGGAGCCGTCGCCGAGGTCGCGGATGTGCTCGATGTATTCCATCGCCTGCTCCTCGACCTCGTTGGTCAGGGATTCGACGGCGAACGAACCGCCGAGCGGATCGACGATGTCGGCAGCGCCGGACTCCTCGGCGATGATCTGCTGGGTCCGCAGGGCGACGCGAACGGCCTTCTCGCTGGGCAGGGCGAGCGCCTCGTCGAAACTGTTGGTGTGGAGGCTCTGGGTTCCTCCTAACACCCCGGCGAGGGCTTGGACGGTGACGCGAGCGACGTTGTTGATCGGCTGCTGGGCGGTCAGTGACTGGCCGGCGGTCTGGGTGTGGAACTTCAGCCGTTTGGATTCGGCGCGCTCGGCGTCGTACCACTCGTCCATCACGCGGGCGTAGATTCGCCGTGCGGCGCGGAACTTGGCGATCTCCTCGAAGAAGGAGTTGTGGCAGTTGAAGAAAAACGAGAGACGCGGCGCGAACTCGTCGACCTCGAGGCCCCGGTCCATCGCGTCCTCGACGTAGCCGAACCCGTCCGCGAGGGTGAAGGCGAGTTCCTGGACGGCGGTCGAACCGGCCTCGCGGATGTGGTAGCCCGAGACCGAGATGGGGTGGAACTTCG
It contains:
- a CDS encoding CPBP family glutamic-type intramembrane protease produces the protein MERVDESGLRRWVREHLGDRSWVQKSLIAGAVLTIVWMTGVPESIGRRAIFDSVVLIGGPLALGYTHGRHIGWHVDRVAIRNAVLLALFVLPIYLVGSTLPTIRAYYPMWETSLAMGEFLPHAIQLFTLALAAETYYRGLLCVGVKEIGIVAVFISPVVYMIHHAAKPPIEFLLSGPTDVLFGAVDYHSNSILPSVVAHGAGLVLLDWLVLREPLFDPTELLGALEWLPIPL
- a CDS encoding metallophosphoesterase family protein, with amino-acid sequence MRLAVISDTHIPERADAIPDGFRERIADADHTIHAGDFETHETLAEIRDLTADLTAVHGNADPADLELPAVADVTLEGVTFVVTHGTLNPVEAAVYGHDGMVMADEDWANAIADTARARTRAWDGEGVVGIGGHSHRVEDRVHEGIRLLNPGSVTGADPAEKATMMTVDVEDGDLEVTLHEA
- a CDS encoding DUF7139 domain-containing protein — protein: MTSLTDVYDGAGAGTSHRRLYAGTALVAVGALLSVVAVIVATTSTFASLFADQYEPVLWAGILAGTGVPLALLGVFTVLPASRRVQAAAVIGTSICLLGVVFFSYAYPDHWRNYGQNLTLQVSVVYLFGLFTAMWCLFTGVVNFKTRNDPGGMLEMNVTRRNQTKVVEVESSRGGLGGIGFLGGTPDGEVETQTAEKNGPSTSGNPGSAASDGGSTTQDIRSPLDDGPSADATDSDGVIVDGPTAADPTDRYCGNCQHFQYVRTSNGMTPYCGRFEETMDDMDACEEWTPNRR
- a CDS encoding AI-2E family transporter, with amino-acid sequence MDIRAGFFVLSLLILGYIAALMVLPLFPYVMAACLLAFVLYPLQRRLETRLEPTWLGNRYGTKLVALALTVVAVVTAVVPLVIFSVILFQTVFSFLRDLDGRNLLEGVRTTAEDLGLDPQTVAALEEQALTGVETDVLTRVINLLLDESVRLLNSGMEMSIGLIVLVFLLYYFLVDGDRFVHWVGAIAPLDPVVQDELFEEIRVVTWAVIRSHVLVALVQGALGGLGLWVAGISNVAFWTLVMIVAAFLPAIGVWLVWGPAAGYLLASGETGAGLLLLAYGAAVLSVVDNYLRAIFVDRQSGVHPAVVLVGVIGGLYLLGIMGLFLGPVLLAVFKAGLNVFGEAYGNLEPRPTLAEEPTQGPTTLEMSAATAAGEEPAGETD
- the hisS gene encoding histidine--tRNA ligase, encoding MYDRIKGFRDFYPGEMAARRQAIDTLEETARRYGFREIGTPALERAEMWTDKSGDDIVDELYAFEDQGGRHVTLTPELTPTVARMVVAKQQELSKPIKWFSTRPFWRYEQVQQGRQREFYQTNVDIFGSSEPEADAEILAWAADALTGLGLTGEHFEFRISHRDILGGIFETYGDDVDVEAAIRAVDKSDKIDRAEYHGLLADAGLSRGEAEDVADLIAGGDLEAVDAFADTERVTAAVENLQDVLAAAEDFGAREYCTISLETARGLDYYTGVVFECFDSAGDVSRSIFGGGRYDDLIESFGGQPTPAVGVAPGHATLPLLMQRAGVWPAEEVTTDYYVLSVGDTRSVASRIARDLRNRGHVVESDVAGRSFGAQLGYADSINAETTVIVGERDLENDEITVKEMASGDEVQVPVTAFPGDLERPTIDDFDA
- a CDS encoding class I SAM-dependent methyltransferase, which produces MTDEERRRWNDRYEGSTHRSPEDPSAVLEALADDLLAGRALDVATGGGRNARFLAERGWTVDAIDISSTVLSRAREREQDRERTLERTLAINWILADVDSYGFRPNAYDLVTISFFDARDRLPAIIDALAPGGVLVYEHYLDDASSGGPGNRYRFEPNELLEACSRLEIRYYAEREVDGERLVTLVGHRSGDPTRGTSEHGEWFPTYRVP
- a CDS encoding methylmalonyl-CoA mutase family protein; the encoded protein is MYDEEELEAIQDGESEWESETLEPVMDRFGERKDRFATVSNLEVDRLYTPDDVSDLDYLEDLGFPGEEPYTRGPYPTMYRGRTWTMRQFAGFGTVEETNERFHYLIDQGQTGLSTAFDMPTLMGLDSDDPMSDGEVGKEGVAVDTLRDMEVLFDGIDVGEVSTSFTINPSAPVIYAMYVALADQQGVPRDQVRGTLQNDMFKEFIAQKEWVIPPEPALDLVTDVVEFSTEETPKFHPISVSGYHIREAGSTAVQELAFTLADGFGYVEDAMDRGLEVDEFAPRLSFFFNCHNSFFEEIAKFRAARRIYARVMDEWYDAERAESKRLKFHTQTAGQSLTAQQPINNVARVTVQALAGVLGGTQSLHTNSFDEALALPSEKAVRVALRTQQIIAEESGAADIVDPLGGSFAVESLTNEVEEQAMEYIEHIRDLGDGSVRDGILQGIDDGYFLREIQEASYEYQERVEREEEVVVGVNKFTIDEDTSPEILHVDEAAQETQLERLERTKAERDDATVEAALEDLKATIGSDENTMPAIVDAVKAYATMGEIMQVFEDHYGAYTEQIGLA